The genomic DNA GCAGATCTTCTGCACGCTGCTGCTCGACAAGGCGCACAACCATCCCGACGAGAAGGTGCGCAAGGATTCGGACGAACTGGTGGCGCTGCTCACGCCGATCGTCAAGGCCTTCATCACCGACAACGGCCACATCGCGACCAACGCCTGCATGCAGGTGTTCGGCGGCCATGGCTTCATCAAGGAATGGGGCATGGAGCAGTTCGTGCGCGACAACCGCATCAACATGATCTACGAGGGCACCAACACCATCCAGTCGCTGGACCTGCTGGGCCGCAAGGTGCTGGGCAACAACGGCGCGTCGCTCAAGAAGTTCGGCAAGCTGGTTGCGAAGCTGGTGGAGGAAGAAGGCGTGAACGAGAAGATGGCCGAGTTCATCAACCCGATCGCGGGCCTGGGCGACCAGCTCACCAAGTTCACCACCGAGATCGGCTTCAAGGGCTTCCAGAACCCCGACGAAGTGGGCGCCGCCGCGGTCGACTACCTGCGCGTGGCCGGCCACTTCGTGTTCGGCTACCTGTTCGCGCGCATGGCGCAGGTCGCGCTGCGCGAGATCGCGGCCGGCAACACCGACCCGTTCTACGTCGCCAAGCTGCAGACCGCGCGCTTCTACTTCGCCAAGCTGTTCCCCGAGACCGCGACGCTGATGCGCACCGCGCGCGCCGGCAGCAAGGTGCTGATGGACACCGACGCTGCGCTGGCCTGAAGCCTTCGTCCGTTCTTCTCATCGTCCGACCGGGAGCCGTTCATGAAATCGACGCTTGCAGCCATCGTCCTTGCCGCCACTTCCGCCGTGGCCGCGGCCCAGACCACGCCAGTGGGGCTGTGGCGCAACGTCGACGACAAGACCGGCGAGGCCAAAGCCGAGATCCGCATCGGCGAGGCCAACGGCGCGCTCATCGGCCGCATCGAGAAGTCGCTCAAGAAGGACGCCAAGCCCGATGCGATCTGCGACGAATGCAGCGACGACCGCAAGGGCAAGCCCATCACCGGGCTCGACATCATCCGCGGCGGCAGGAAGGCCGAAGGCAAGGACGTCTGGGAAGGCGGAAAGATCCTCGACCCCGAGAACGGCAAGGAATACCGCGCGAGCTTCACGCCGATCGAAGGCGGCAAGAAGCTCGAGGTGCGTGGCTACTTGGGCCCTTTCTGGCGTACCCAGACCTGGAACCGTGTCCAGTAGACCGCCGCGTTTTCAATCCAAGAAATACCAATCAACATGTCCCGATTCCAAGTGAAGAAAGTCGCCGTGCTCGGCGCCGGCGTGATGGGCGCGCAGATCGCGGCCCACCTCGTCAACGTGCGCGTGCCCGTGGTGCTTTTCGACCTGGCCGCAAAGGAAGGCCCGAAGAACGGCATCGTCTCGCGCGCCATCGACAACCTCAAGAAGCTCAAGCCCGCGCCGCTCGGCGACGTGGCCGACGCGGTGCTCATCGAGCAGGCCAACTACGAAGACGACCTCGCCAAGCTCGGCGAGTGCGACCTCGTCATCGAAGCCATTGCCGAGCGCATGGATTGGAAGCTCGATCTGTACAGGAAGATCGCACCGCATGTCGCCAAGCATTCGATCCTGGCCTCCAACACTTCGGGCCTGTCGATCACCAAGCTCAGCGAGGCGCTGCCTGAAGCGCTGAAGCCGCGCTTCTGCGGCATTCACTTCTTCAACCCGCCGCGCTACATGTTCCTGGTGGAGCTGATCAACACGCCCACCACCGAGCCGCAGGTGCTCGACGATCTCGAGGCTTTTGTGACCAGCACGCTCGGCAAGGGCGTGGTGCGCGCGCACGACACGCCCAACTTCATTGCCAACCGCGTCGGCATCGCCGGCATGCTGGCCACGCTGAAGGAAGTCGAGAAGTTCGGCCTGACGCCCGACGTGGTGGACGACCTCACCGGCAAGAAGCTGGGCCGCGCGAGCTCGGGCACCTTCCGCACCGCCGACGTGGTGGGCCTGGACACCATGGCGCACGTCGTGAAGACGCTGCAGGACAACCTCAACGCCGAGACCGATCCGTTCTATGCCAACTTCTCGACGCCGCCGGTGCTCGCCAAGCTGCTCGAACTCGGCAACCTGGGCCAGAAGACCAAGGCCGGCTTCTTCAAGAAGGTCGGCCGCGACATCCTGCGCTTCGACCTCCAGAGCGGCGAGTACGTGCCCGCCGGCGCCAAGGCCGACGAGGTGTATGGCCGCATGCTCAAGAAGCCCGCGGGCGAACGCCTGAAGCTCTTGCGCGAGAGCGAAGGGCCGCAGGGGCAGTTCCTCTGGGCCATCCTGCGCGACGGCTTCCACTACGCCGCGGTGCACCTGGCCGACATCGCCGAGAGCGCGCGCGACATCGACTTTGCGATGCGCTGGGGCTTCGGCATGAAGCAGGGCCCGTTCGAGCTCTGGCAGGAAGCCGGCTGGGCGCAGGTCGCCAAGTGGGTGCAGGAAGATATCGACGCCGGCAAGGCGCTGAGCACGGTGCCGCTGCCCAAGTGGGTGTTCGAAGGCCCGGTGGCCGAGGCCGGTGGCGTGCACACGCCCGAAGGCTCGTGGAGCGCATCGCAGAACAAGTTCATTCCGCAGCGCAAGCTGCCGGTACACGGGCGCCAGCTGTTCCCCGAAAGCGTGCTCGGCGCGAACGCGGCGGATGCCAACACGGCCGGCACCACCATCAGCGACGAAGGCGATGTGCGCGTGTGGACGCTCGACGGCGAAGTGCTGATCGCGAGCATCCATTCGAAGATGCATGCGATCAGCCCCGACGTGGCCGAGGCGCTGGGCGCCGCAGTCGACCTGGCCGAAGCCGAATACAAGGGCCTCGTGATCTGGTCGCCCGATGAGATGTTCTCGGTCGGCGCCGACCTGCAGGCGATGCTGCCGGCCTTCGTGGTCGCGGGCATCGGTGCGGTGGAGGGCGCGGAAGAAGAGCTGCAGAACGTGATGCTCAAGATCCGCTACGCGAGCGTGCCGGTGATCTCGGCCGTGCGCGGCATGGCGCTGGGCGGCGGCTGCGAGCTGGCCATCCATTCGGCCAGGCGCGTTGCCGCGATGGAGAGCTACATCGGCCTCGTCGAAGTGGGCGTGGGCCTGATCCCCGGCGCCGGGGGCCTGACCTACATCGCACGCCGCGCGGCCGAGAACGCCGCGGCCTCGACGGGCACCGACCTGCTGCCGTTCCTGACCGAAGGCTTCACGGCCGCCGCGATGGCCAAGGTGGGCACCGGCGCGCTCGATTCGAAGAAGCTGGGCTATCTGCTCGACAGCGACGTGATCGTGCCGAACAAGGACGAGCTGCTCTACGTGGCGCTGCAGCAGGCGAAGGCCATGGCCGATGCCGGCTACCGCCCGCCACTGCGCCGCAGCTTCCGAGTGGCCGGCCGCAGCGGCGCCGCGACGATCAAGGGCCAGCTCGTGAACATGCGCGACGGCGGCTTCATCAGCGCGCACGATTTCCACATCGCGAGCCTGATCGCGCACGTGGTGACCGGCGGCGACGTGGACGCGGGCTCGCTCGTGACCGAGGAATACCTGATGGCACTGGAACGCAAGGCGTTCTGCTCGCTCATCGTGCATCCCAAGACGCAGGAGCGGATCATGGGGATGCTGAGCACGGGGAAGCCGGTGCGCAACTGACCTGCATTTCTCCTTCCCCCTCCGGGGGAAGGCAGGGATGGGGGCGACCTCCAACCAAGCACGATGCGAAACCAGTCCACGCCCCACGCACGCGCAAACGCGCAGGTGCTTCGCCGCGAGATGACCGATTCGGAGCGAAAGCTCTGGGGCGGACTGCGCGCTGAGCAGCTGGGTGTGAAATTTAGGCGCCAGCATCCGCTGGGCAACTACGTCGCGGATTTCGCGTGCCTTGCACCCAAGCTGATCGTCGAACTCGACGGATCGCAGCATCAGGTGCAGCAAGGCTACGACGCGCGACGTGACGCATTCTTCCGCGCGCAGGGTTTCGATGTGCTGCGCTTTGCATCGAACGATCCGTTCACCAATCTTGATGGGGTTCGCCAGGCCATTGCCAATCGGCTTGCCGAGTTGATGCCGCCGGCCCCCATCCCAGCCTTCCCCCGGAGGGGGAAGGAGCAAGAAAATCCAGGAGCTTCTTCATGAGCAGCAAACAAGTCCAAGACGCCTACATCGTCTCCGCCACCCGCACCCCCATCGGCAAGTCGCATCGCGGCTACTTCCGCAACTACCGCCCCGACGACCTGCTCGCGACCACGCTCAAGGCCGCACTCGCCGCCGTGCCCGGCCTCGATCCCAAGGCCATCGAGGACATCATCTGTGGCTGCGCGATTCCCGAATCACAGCAGGGCCTGAACGTGGCGCGCATCGGCGCGGTGCTGGCGGGCCTGCCGACCAGCATCGGCGGCATCACCGTGAACCGCTTCTGCGCCTCGGGCCTGTCGGCCGTGCAGATGGCAGCGGACCGCATCCGCGTGGGCGAGGCCGACGTGATGATCGCGGCCGGCGTCGAAAGCATGAGCATGGTGCCGATGATGGGCAACTCGCCCTCGCTGTCGCCCTCGATCTTCGAGCGCGAGGGCGACGTGGGCATTGCCTACGGCATGGGCCTTACGGCCGAAAAGGTCGCGCAGCAGTGGAAGGTGAGCCGCGAGGCGCAGGACGCGTTCGCGCTCGCCTCGCACCAGAAGGCCCTGGCCGCGCAGAAGGCCGGCAAGTTTGCCGACGAGATCACACCCATCGAAGTGACCGACCGCACGCCGGACCTGGAAACCGGCGAATCGATTGCCAAGACGCGCACCGTGAATCTCGACGAAGGCGCGCGTCCCGACACCAGCCTCGAAGGCCTGGCCAAGCTGCGCACCGTGTTCGCCGCCCGCGGCACGGTCACGGCCGGCAACAGCTCGCAGACCTCCGACGGCGCGGGCGCGCTGATCCTCGCGAGCGAAAAGGCGGTGAAGCAGTACGGCCTCACGCCGCTCGCGCGTTTCGTGAGCTTTGCCAGCAAGGGCGTGCCGCCGCACATCATGGGCATCGGCCCGATCGAGGCCATTCCGGCCGCGTTGCGCTATGCGGGGCTCAGGCACGAGGACATCGATTGGTTCGAGCTCAACGAAGCCTTCGCCGCGCAGTCGCTCGCCGTGATCGACACGCTGGGGCTCGACCCGAGCAAGGTCAACCCGATGGGCGGCGCGATCGCCCTGGGCCATCCGCTCGGCGCGACCGGCGCAATCCGTGCGGCCACGGTGGTGCATGCGCTGCGGCGCGAGAACCTGAAGTACGGCATGGTCACGATGTGCGTGGGCATGGGGCAGGGCGCCGCGGGAATTTTCGAACGCGTCTGAGCGTTCCACCCCCTGCCGCATGCAAGCGCACCAGCACCAGAAACTTCGGGTGGACGACGAGACGCAGCTCGCCGTGCGCCGCTATGAGCCGGCGGGTGAGGCTCGTGCCAGCATCGTCATCGGCGGTGCGATGGGCGTGCGCCAGTCGTTCTACGAACCCTTCGCGCAGTGGCTCGCGCAGCAGGGCCTGCGTGTCTGGACCTTCGACTACCGCGGCTCGGGCGATTCGCGCAACGGCGCCTCGCTGCGCGGCTTCGAGGCCGACCTGTTCGACTGGGCGCGCGACTACGAAGCGGTGATCGACGCCGCCAAGGCCGCGCTGCCCGAACAGCCGCTCTACCTCCTCGGCCACAGCCTGGGCGCGCAGCTGCCGGGTTTCCTGCGGCGGCCTGAACAGGTCGACGGCCTCGTCAGCATTGCGGCCGGCAGCGGCTACTGGCGCGAGAACGCGCCCAAGCTCAGGCGCAGCATCCTCTACTTCTGGTTCGTGCTCGTGCCGCTGGCCACGCGGCTGTGCGGCTACTTTCCGGGCCGCCGGCTCAAGAAGGTGGGCGACCTGCCGCGCGGCGTGATCCTGCAGTGGCGGCGCTGGTGCCTCCACCCGCGCTACAGCGTGGGCGCCGAAGGCGATCTGGCGCTGCAGAGCTACGGGCGCGTGCGCTTCCCGGTGCTCGCGCTGTCGATCACCGACGACGAGCTCATGACGCTCGCCGGCACCGAAAGCCTGCTGAGCTTCTATGCCGGCGCGCCGCGCGCCATGGAGCGCATTGCGCCGGCCGACGTGCAGGCGCGGCGCATCGGGCACTTCGGCTTCTTCCGCGAACAGTTCAGCCAGAGCCTGTGGCCGAGCACGGTCGAGAAGCTGCACCGGCTGGCCGCGCTTACCGCAGTGCAGCAAGCCGGCGTCCCGCACACGACTGCGTGACGCCATCCACCGGAGGCACACTGCAAATCATCATGAGCATGCAACACCCCTTCGACAAGGCCATGGCCCTGCAGCACAGCGACATCCGCGTGGGCCATTTCACCGGCGCCACGAGTCCGGACTACTGGAACATGGTCGGCCCGTTCGGCGGCGCCACCGCGGCCATCGCGCTGCAGTCGGTGATGCAGCATCCGGATGTGCTGGGCACGCCGATCGCGCTGACCGTCAACTTTGCGGCCGCGCTGGAGGCCGGCGCATTCGACGTGCAGGCCACGGCGGTGCGCACCAACCGCTCGACCCAGCACTGGACCGTGCAGATCACGCAGCCCGGCGCAGGCGGCGCGCCGAACATGACCACCACTGCCACCGTGGTGACGGCCGCGCGCCGCGACACCTGGGGCCAGAGCGACCTGCCGATGCCCGAGGCGCCCCGGCCCGAGACGGTCGAGCGCCTGAGCATCGGTCCGTCCGGCGTGGCCTGGCTCGACCAGTACGAGATGCGCCTGTTCAGCGGCCGCATTCCCGCGAAGTGGGACGCGAGCCTGCATCACAGCGAAAGCCGGCTCTGGCTGCGCGACGCGCAGGCGCGGCCGCTCGACTTTGCCTCGCTGGCCGCCATGAGCGACGTGTTCTATCCGCGCGTCTGGCTGCGCCGCGCCAAGCATGTGCCGGCCGGCACGGTGTCGATCACCACGTATTTCCATGCCGGTCCGGCGCAGCTGGCCGAGGTCGGCACGGGCTACCTGCTGTGCCGGGCGGCGGGGCAGCAGTTCTTCAACGGCTTCTTCGACCAGGCGGCGCATCTGTGGAGCGAGCAGGGCGTGCTGCTCGCCACCTCGAACCAGATCGTCTACTACAAAGAATAGCGATCGATGACTTCCATGCAAAAGACCGCACTCATCGTCGGCGCCGGCGACGCCACCGGCGGTGCCATTGCCCGCCGCTTCGCACGCGAAGGCTATGCCACCTGCGTCACGCGCCGCAGCCTCGACAAGCTGCAGCCGCTGGTCGCGCAGATCGAGGCCGCGGGCGGCCGTGCCCACGCCTTCGGCTGCGATGCGCGCAAGGAAGAAGAAGTGGTGGCGCTCGTCGAGCAGATCGAATCGACGATCGGCCCGATCGAGGTGATGGTGTTCAACATCGGCGCGAACGTGCCCGAGAGCATCCTGAGCGAGACCGCGCGCAAGTACTTCAAGGTGTGGGAGATGGCCTGCTTCTCGGGCTTTCTGAACGGGCGCGAGGTGGCCAGGCGCATGGTGGCGCGCGAGATGACGAAGAGCGGGCATCGCGGCACGATCATCTTCACGGGCGCCACGGCCTCGCTGCGCGGCGCGGCCAACTTCGGCGCGTTTTCGGGTGCGAAGATGGCGCTGCGTGCGCTGGCCCAGTCGATGGCACGCGAGCTCGGGCCGCAGGGCATTCACGTGGCGCACGTGGTGGTCGACGGCGCCATCGACACCGAGTTCATCCGCAGCAATTTTCCCGAGCGCTATGCGCTGAAGGAAAGCGACGGCATCCTGAACCCCGAGCACATCGCCGACAGCTACTGGATGCTGCACTCGCAGCCGCGCGATGCCTGGACGCACGAGCTCGATCTGCGGCCTTGGTCGGAGAAGTTCTGAGATGACTTCGTGCTGTTCGATTCGTCGTGTTGTGTTTGAAGTTCTTCGTTCAGGGCGCGCTCCCGCCGACGGGGTACCTTGCTCCGCGAATGTCCTCCGGCCTGCGGCCTCCCCCTTTATTTCGCTGCGCAAGGCACCCCATCGACGGGAGCGTTGGACAGAGCGGTCGTTGATCGCAAGATCATTAGCAGCGTGCCCTGTGCACGCGCCCTGAACAACAGCGCCAAGAACAAGAGCACCTCATAAGGAGACCCCAATGACAAAAACAGTCGAGTTCTATTTCGACTTCGGCAGCCCCGCCGCCTACCTGGCCGCCACGCAGTTGCCGCACGTGTGCGCCGACACCGGCGCCGAGCTGGTGTGGAAGCCCATGCTGCTGGGCGGCGTGTTCCAGGCCACCGGCAACCGGTCGCCGGCCGAGGTCGTGCCCAAGGCGCCGTACATGACCATCGACCTGCAGCGCTTTGCCAAACGCTACGGCGTGCCCTTCGTGCACAACCCGCACTTTCCCATCAACACGCTGCTGCTGATGCGCGGCGCCACCGGCATCCAGATGAAGGAGCCGGCACGCTTCGGCGCGTATGTCGATGCCGTCTTCCATGCGATGTGGGTCGAGCCGAAGAACATGAACGACCCGGCCACCGTGGCCGCCGTCTTGCAGAATGCGGGCTTCGACGCCGCCGCCTTGCTTGCGCTGGCCGGCACGCAGGACGTGAAGGACCGCCTGAAGGCCGTCACGCAGGAAGCGGTGGCGCGCGGCGTGTTCGGCGCGCCCACCATGTTCGTCGGCGACCAGATGTTCTGGGGCCAGGACCGCCTGGATTTCGTGCGCGAAGCCCTCGACGCCTGATCGCGCCGCCATCAAAACCGTTTTATCCAAGGACCATTTCCATGAGCGACATCCTCGTCCACACCGAAGCCGGTGTGATGACTCTCACCTTCAACCGCGTCGACAAGAAGAACTCCATCACCAGCAGCATGTACGGCGAGCTCGCCGATGCACTGGCTGCAGCCGAGGGCGATGCGGCCGTGCGCTGCGTGCTGATCCAGGGCGACCCCACCATCTTCAGCGCGGGCAACGACATCGGCGACTTCCTGAACGCGCCGCCCGCCGGCAAGGATTCGCCGGTGTTCCGCTTCCTGCGCGGCATCGCGGCCTTTCCGAAGCCCATCGTCGCGGCCGTGTGCGGCCCGGCCGTGGGCATCGGCACCACGATGCTGTTCCATTGCGACCTCGTCTATGCGGGCGACAACGCAGCGTTCTCGATGCCTTTCGTGAACCTGGGCCTGTGCCCCGAGGCGGCGTCGAGCCTGCTGGTGCCGCAGATGCTGGGTTACCACCGCGCGGCCGAGGCACTGCTGCTGGGCGAGCCCTTCATGGCCGAGGCCGCGCTCGAAGTGGGCCTGGTCAACCGCATCGTGCCGCCCACCGAAGCCAATGCCATCGCGCAGGTGCAGGCCCGCAAGCTCGCGGCCAAGCCGTTGAGCGCGCTGGTCGAGACCAAGCGCCTGCTGAAGAAGGCGCAGATGCCTGCCGTGCTCGAACGCATGGACGAAGAAGGCGCGAGCTTCGGCCGCATGCTGCGCGAACCCGCCGCACGCGAAGCCTTTGGCGCGTTCATGGAAAAGCGCAAGCCCGATTTCTCCAAGGTTTGAGGCGCGTTTCGCGCTTGCCCGCAAACGGTGCATGCGTACACTGTCGCCGTGCAAGTTTTCGAGACAAGATCGCCGGCAACGTCCACCCGGCGCACGAATGATGCTACTGAAAAAGTAGCAATCGACACCACGCGCAGGCGTACTTTAGGCCTGCTCGCAGGCACCCTGGCCGCGCCTTCGCTGGCCTTGGCCCGCGTGCGGCCGCTGCGCATCGGCGTCATCGGTTCCTGGTCCGGCCCCTATGCCGCCGGCGGGCGCCAGTTCGATGCCGGCATGTCGGTCTGGCTCGCCGCCCATGACCAGCGCATTGCGGGGCGTCCGGTCGAGCTGCTGCGCCGCGACGTGCCCGGCAGTGCGCCCGAGCAGGCGCGCCGCCACGCGCAGGACCTGGTGGAGGGCGAACGCGTGGACCTGCTCGCGGGGCTGGACTTCAGCTCCAACGCCTATGCCGTGGGTGCCGTGGCCACGCAGGCCAAGGTGCCGCTGCTGGTGATGAATGCGGCGTCGTCGGGCATCACGGCGCGTTGCCCGTTCGCGGTGCGGGTGTCCTTCACCATCGCGCAGGTCACGATGCCGCTGGCGCGCTGGGCGATCCAGCAAGGGCTGCGCGACGTCTGCACCGTGGTGGCCGACTATGCCTCGGGTGTCGATGCCGAGAGCGCCTTCGTCTCGGCCGTCACCGCCGGCGGCGGGCGCGTCGGCGCGATGCTGCGCGTGCCGCTCAACACGCTGGACTATTCGGCCTACATGCTGCGGCTGCGCGAGCTCAGGCCGCAGGCGGTGTTCTTCTTCCTGCCTTCGGGCCAGATGCCCGCGACCTTCCTCAAGTTCTGGCGCGACCGCGGCATGGCCGACACCGGCATCCGCCTGCTCGCGACCGGCGACGCCACCGACGACCACTACCTCGAAGGCATCGGCGAGCTGGCCGATGGCCTCGTGACCAGCCACCACTATTCGTTTGCCCACGAGTCGGCGGCCAACCGCCGCTTCACCGGCGTCTTCGAGGCCGAGTACGGCAGCCACCTGCGGCCCGGCTATTTCGCTGTGGCGGCGCACGATGCGCTCGCGGCGGCCGATGCCGCGATGAGTTCGCCGGCCGCGCGCAGCGGCTTGAGCGGCGAACGGCTGGTGGACGCTTTCCGGGGCCTCCAGCTCGAGAGCCCGCGCGGCCCGATCGAGATCGACGCCCACACGCGGGACATCGTGCAGGCCGTCTACATCCGCCGCACCGAAAGGCTCGACGGGCGCTGGGTCAACCGCGAGTTCGAACGCTTCGAGCGGGTGCGCGAGCCGGCGCTGTGAGCGCGCTCAGGGTTGCTGCTCGATCGGCCGGGGCCGGCCGTTGTCGTCGATGGCCACGTAGGTGAAGGTGGCTTGGGTCACCTTGACGTATTCGCCCTGCGCCTTGAAGCGCTCGGCGAAGACCTCGACCGTGACGGTGATCGAGGTGCGCCCGATGCGCACCAGCTTCGAATAGAAGGACAGGATGTCGCCCAGCCGCACCGGCTGCTTGAAGATGAATTCATTCACCGCGACGGTGGCCATGCGCCCCCTGGCGTAGCGTGCCGGAATGACCGAGCCGGCCAGGTCGCACTGCGCCATGACCCAGCCGCCGAAGATGTCGCCGTTGGCATTGACGTCGGCCGGCATCGGGATGACCTTGAGCACCAGCTCCATGTCGGCGGGCAGGCTCTTGAGGGTTGCGGCAGCGGCGGTGCTGGAAATATCGGACATGGGCACAATCTGGAACAAACGAAGCAACCACGATTGTCCCTCATGCGCCGCAGCGGCGAAGCCCTACCTCCTCCCCCCCACAGCGCCGCCGGCCATGCGCCGGCGCGCAGCGACCGCTCCGACTGGGCGACGCTGCGCCGCCTTTTCCCCTATCTCTGGCAGTACAAGTGGCGGGTGATCGCCGCGCTCGGCTTCATGGTGGGCGCCAAGGTGGCCAACGTGGGCGTGCCGGTGCTGCTCAAGAACCTGATCGACACGATGACGCCCAAGCCGGACATGGCGCAGGCGCTGCTGATCGTGCCCATCGGGCTTTTGCTGGCCTACGGGCTGCTGCGCTTTTCGACCGCGCTGTTCGGCGAACTGCGCGAGCTGATCTTCGCCAAGGCCACCGAGGGCACGGCGCGGCGGATCGCGCTGGAGGTTTTCGGCCACCTGCATTCGCTGAGCCTGCGCTTCCACCTGGAGCGCCAGACCGGCGGCATGACGCGCGACATCGAGCGCGGTACGCGCGGGGTGCATTCGCTGATCTCGATGTCGCTCTACAGCATCGTGCCGACCCTCATCGAGCTGGCGCTGGTGCTCACCATCCTGGGCGTGAAGTTCGATTCGCTGTTCGTCTGGATCACGGGCGCGGCGCTGGTGCTCTACATCACCTTCACGGTCACGGTGACCGAGTGGCGCACCCAGTTCCGCAAGACCATGAACGAGCTCGACTCCATGGCCCAGAGCCGCGCGGTCGATTCGCTCTTGAACTACGAAACCGTCAAATACTTCAACAACGAGGAGTTCGAGGCCAGGCGCTACGACGCCAGCCTGGACCGCTACCGCAAGGCCGCCATCAAGAGCCAGCGCACGCTGAGCATGCTCAACACCGGCCAGCAGCTGATCATCGCGACCAGCCTGGTGCTGATGCTGTGGCGCGCGACCTCGGGCGTGGTGGAAGGGCGCATGACGCTGGGCGACCTGGTGATGGTCAACGCCTTCATGATCCAGCTCTACATTCCGCTCAACTTCCTGGGCGTGATCTACCGCGAGATCAAGCAGAGCCTGACCGACCTCGACAAGATGTTCGTGCTGCTGGAAAAGGAGCGCGAGGTGCGCGACGCGCCCGGCGCGCCGCCGCTCGCGGGCGCCGACTCCACCGTGCGCTTCGAGGACGTGAGCTTTGCCTACGAACCCGCCCGGCCCATCCTCAAGCACGTGAGCTTCGAGATCCCGGCCGGCAAGACGGTGGCCGTGGTGGGCCCCTCGGGCTCGGGCAAGTCGACGCTCGCGCGGCTGCTCTACCGCTTCTACGACGTGCAGCAGGGCCGCATCACCATCGGCGGGCAGGACATCCGCGAAGTGCAGCAGTCGAGCGTGCGGCGCGCGATCGGCATCGTGCCGCAGGACACGGTGCTGTTCAACGACACGGTCGAATACAACATCGCCTACGGCCGCCCCGGCGCCACGCGCGAAGAGGTGGAAGGCGCAGCTCGCGCCGCGCGCATCCACGACTTCATCTCGGCCACGCCCAAGGGCTATGAAACCACGGTCGGCGAGCGCGGCCTCAAGCTGTCGGGCGGAGAGAAGCAGCGCGTGGCCATTGCGCGCACGCTGCTCAAGAACCCGCCGATCGTGATCTTCGACGAGGCCACCTCGGCGCTCGACTCGGCCAACGAGCGCGCCATCCAGTCGGAGCTCAGGAGCGCCGCGCAGGACAAGACCACGCTGGTGATCGCGCACCGCCTGTCGACCGTGGTCGACGCGCACGAGATCCTGGTGCTCGAAGCGGGCGTGATCGTCGAGCGCGGCACGCATGCCGAGCTGCTTGCGAAGCAGGGCCGCTATGCGCAGATGTGGGCCTTGCAGAAGAGCGAAGCCACACCGCTGATGTAGCCCGACCATTTTTGATATCGATGAGGAGTTCAGACGTGTCGACCAAGATTCCCCTGCTGGTGCTCAACAGCCTTTCGAGCGCCCACCAGGCCCAGATTGCCGAGGTCTACGACATGACCTATGCCTTCGACCCCGCCGCGCGCGCCGCGGCGATTGCCGAGCACGGCAAGAAATTCCGCGCGGTGCTGACCATCGGGGTGATCGGCATCACGCCCGAAGAGATCGCGGCCATGCCGGCGCTCGAGCTGATCTGCTGCCTGGGCGCGGGCTACGAAGGCGTGCCGCTCGAAGTGACGCGTGCGCGCGGCATCGCCACCGCCAATGGCGCAGGCACCAACGACGACTGCGTGGCCGACCATGCCTTCGGTCTCTTGATCGGCATCGTGCGCGAGTTCCGCAAGCTCGACCGGCTGTGCCGCGAGGGCGTGTGGCGCGAAGCCATTCCGCAGCCGCCGAACGTGTCGG from Variovorax sp. V93 includes the following:
- a CDS encoding alpha/beta fold hydrolase; amino-acid sequence: MQAHQHQKLRVDDETQLAVRRYEPAGEARASIVIGGAMGVRQSFYEPFAQWLAQQGLRVWTFDYRGSGDSRNGASLRGFEADLFDWARDYEAVIDAAKAALPEQPLYLLGHSLGAQLPGFLRRPEQVDGLVSIAAGSGYWRENAPKLRRSILYFWFVLVPLATRLCGYFPGRRLKKVGDLPRGVILQWRRWCLHPRYSVGAEGDLALQSYGRVRFPVLALSITDDELMTLAGTESLLSFYAGAPRAMERIAPADVQARRIGHFGFFREQFSQSLWPSTVEKLHRLAALTAVQQAGVPHTTA
- a CDS encoding acyl-CoA thioesterase II, which produces MSMQHPFDKAMALQHSDIRVGHFTGATSPDYWNMVGPFGGATAAIALQSVMQHPDVLGTPIALTVNFAAALEAGAFDVQATAVRTNRSTQHWTVQITQPGAGGAPNMTTTATVVTAARRDTWGQSDLPMPEAPRPETVERLSIGPSGVAWLDQYEMRLFSGRIPAKWDASLHHSESRLWLRDAQARPLDFASLAAMSDVFYPRVWLRRAKHVPAGTVSITTYFHAGPAQLAEVGTGYLLCRAAGQQFFNGFFDQAAHLWSEQGVLLATSNQIVYYKE
- a CDS encoding acetyl-CoA C-acyltransferase yields the protein MSSKQVQDAYIVSATRTPIGKSHRGYFRNYRPDDLLATTLKAALAAVPGLDPKAIEDIICGCAIPESQQGLNVARIGAVLAGLPTSIGGITVNRFCASGLSAVQMAADRIRVGEADVMIAAGVESMSMVPMMGNSPSLSPSIFEREGDVGIAYGMGLTAEKVAQQWKVSREAQDAFALASHQKALAAQKAGKFADEITPIEVTDRTPDLETGESIAKTRTVNLDEGARPDTSLEGLAKLRTVFAARGTVTAGNSSQTSDGAGALILASEKAVKQYGLTPLARFVSFASKGVPPHIMGIGPIEAIPAALRYAGLRHEDIDWFELNEAFAAQSLAVIDTLGLDPSKVNPMGGAIALGHPLGATGAIRAATVVHALRRENLKYGMVTMCVGMGQGAAGIFERV
- a CDS encoding endonuclease domain-containing protein codes for the protein MRNQSTPHARANAQVLRREMTDSERKLWGGLRAEQLGVKFRRQHPLGNYVADFACLAPKLIVELDGSQHQVQQGYDARRDAFFRAQGFDVLRFASNDPFTNLDGVRQAIANRLAELMPPAPIPAFPRRGKEQENPGASS
- a CDS encoding DUF2147 domain-containing protein; this encodes MKSTLAAIVLAATSAVAAAQTTPVGLWRNVDDKTGEAKAEIRIGEANGALIGRIEKSLKKDAKPDAICDECSDDRKGKPITGLDIIRGGRKAEGKDVWEGGKILDPENGKEYRASFTPIEGGKKLEVRGYLGPFWRTQTWNRVQ
- a CDS encoding 3-hydroxyacyl-CoA dehydrogenase/enoyl-CoA hydratase family protein; this translates as MSRFQVKKVAVLGAGVMGAQIAAHLVNVRVPVVLFDLAAKEGPKNGIVSRAIDNLKKLKPAPLGDVADAVLIEQANYEDDLAKLGECDLVIEAIAERMDWKLDLYRKIAPHVAKHSILASNTSGLSITKLSEALPEALKPRFCGIHFFNPPRYMFLVELINTPTTEPQVLDDLEAFVTSTLGKGVVRAHDTPNFIANRVGIAGMLATLKEVEKFGLTPDVVDDLTGKKLGRASSGTFRTADVVGLDTMAHVVKTLQDNLNAETDPFYANFSTPPVLAKLLELGNLGQKTKAGFFKKVGRDILRFDLQSGEYVPAGAKADEVYGRMLKKPAGERLKLLRESEGPQGQFLWAILRDGFHYAAVHLADIAESARDIDFAMRWGFGMKQGPFELWQEAGWAQVAKWVQEDIDAGKALSTVPLPKWVFEGPVAEAGGVHTPEGSWSASQNKFIPQRKLPVHGRQLFPESVLGANAADANTAGTTISDEGDVRVWTLDGEVLIASIHSKMHAISPDVAEALGAAVDLAEAEYKGLVIWSPDEMFSVGADLQAMLPAFVVAGIGAVEGAEEELQNVMLKIRYASVPVISAVRGMALGGGCELAIHSARRVAAMESYIGLVEVGVGLIPGAGGLTYIARRAAENAAASTGTDLLPFLTEGFTAAAMAKVGTGALDSKKLGYLLDSDVIVPNKDELLYVALQQAKAMADAGYRPPLRRSFRVAGRSGAATIKGQLVNMRDGGFISAHDFHIASLIAHVVTGGDVDAGSLVTEEYLMALERKAFCSLIVHPKTQERIMGMLSTGKPVRN